From a region of the Synechococcus sp. PCC 7502 genome:
- a CDS encoding photosystem I assembly protein Ycf3, giving the protein MARSQRNDNFVDQTFTVIADTILKFFPASQKEKEAFAYYRDGMSAQGDGEYAEALENYEEALKLEENPYDRSYILYNIGLIHASNGDHDKALEYYHQAIDINPRLPQALNNIAVIYHYKGEKSETEDDREDFFTKASEYWVRAIRIAPNNYIEAQNWLKTTGRADINAFF; this is encoded by the coding sequence ATGGCTAGATCCCAACGTAACGACAACTTTGTTGACCAAACCTTTACAGTTATTGCTGATACTATTCTTAAATTCTTTCCTGCTAGTCAAAAAGAGAAAGAGGCATTTGCATATTATCGTGATGGGATGTCAGCCCAAGGTGATGGAGAGTATGCTGAAGCACTAGAAAACTACGAAGAAGCTCTAAAACTGGAAGAAAACCCCTATGATCGCAGCTATATTCTTTATAACATTGGTTTAATTCATGCTAGCAATGGTGATCATGACAAAGCCTTAGAGTATTATCATCAGGCGATCGATATAAATCCCCGTTTACCTCAGGCATTAAATAATATTGCAGTCATCTATCATTACAAAGGCGAAAAGTCAGAAACCGAAGATGATAGAGAAGACTTTTTTACCAAAGCTTCGGAGTACTGGGTACGAGCAATTAGGATTGCCCCTAATAACTATATTGAGGCACAAAACTGGCTCAAAACTACTGGCAGAGCCGATATTAATGCGTTCTTTTAA
- a CDS encoding PadR family transcriptional regulator: MSLGHIILSVLSLCPQSGYDLAKKFDGTVGCYWKASQQQVYKELAKLEERGAVSYEAIPQEGRLDKKVYCLTQQGTEELIKWVMEPSEPTVIRESLAGKLKAAHLVPKAVMIKDIERRRQIHQTNLEHLKAELAAYEQMYDQGLLPPKGKIYCQIGIGRGIRYEKDWVAWCDESLALLLASSD, encoded by the coding sequence ATGTCTCTTGGTCATATCATTTTGTCTGTTTTATCTCTTTGCCCTCAAAGTGGGTATGATCTTGCCAAAAAATTTGATGGTACTGTGGGTTGCTATTGGAAAGCGAGTCAGCAGCAAGTCTATAAGGAGCTAGCAAAGCTTGAAGAAAGAGGTGCAGTGTCCTATGAGGCTATTCCCCAAGAAGGACGTTTAGATAAGAAGGTTTATTGTTTAACCCAGCAAGGTACCGAAGAGCTAATTAAGTGGGTAATGGAGCCATCAGAGCCAACTGTAATAAGAGAAAGTCTGGCAGGTAAACTTAAAGCCGCACACCTTGTCCCTAAAGCGGTAATGATCAAGGATATTGAACGTCGTCGTCAAATTCATCAAACTAATCTTGAACATCTGAAGGCAGAACTAGCAGCCTATGAACAAATGTATGATCAAGGACTGCTTCCCCCTAAAGGTAAAATTTATTGCCAAATCGGAATTGGTAGAGGCATTCGCTACGAAAAGGACTGGGTGGCTTGGTGTGATGAGTCTTTAGCTCTTCTTTTGGCAAGTTCTGACTAA
- a CDS encoding ABC transporter permease codes for MPKTTSVSLIEVLIMSFDSLWSNRLRTSLTMLGMIIGIAAVIAITSVGQGVQLATAQQIQALGSNVLLVLSGVSRSGGISLGGGSASTLTWEDAKAVRAQVPSAKGVTAFLQRGNIQMVYADQNTATTIIGTDIDYSDVKNIYPQSGQFFAQTDMDAASAVVVLGSKVRDDLFPSGESPLGQSIRIQNRRYRVLGVMESKGAVGTTDQDDRVYIPLTNMSSQVVGNNAISGVSISGFWVSASDSDELEAAQFQVSNLLRLRHNIIDPRFDDFRMINQVDTIAASNQVVGLFTVMVGAIAGISLVVGGIGIANIMLVSVVERTREIGVRKAVGATRGAILTQFLMEAIVVSAIGGCLGVIMGIGCAYAASGVFAFPFVVSLWSIFAGLGLSVAVGLVAGVIPARSAAGLDPITALRSD; via the coding sequence ATGCCTAAAACTACTTCTGTATCTTTAATTGAAGTTTTAATCATGTCCTTTGACTCCCTGTGGAGTAATCGCCTGCGCACGAGTTTGACGATGCTAGGGATGATTATTGGTATTGCGGCTGTGATTGCCATTACCTCGGTGGGACAAGGAGTGCAATTGGCGACTGCCCAACAAATTCAGGCTTTAGGCTCTAATGTTTTACTGGTACTTTCAGGAGTATCACGCTCGGGGGGGATTAGTCTTGGCGGTGGTTCGGCTTCGACTTTAACTTGGGAAGATGCGAAGGCAGTACGAGCGCAAGTACCCTCAGCCAAAGGGGTTACCGCATTCCTACAACGGGGAAATATTCAAATGGTCTATGCGGATCAAAATACTGCCACCACCATAATCGGTACGGATATAGATTACAGTGATGTTAAAAATATCTATCCGCAGTCTGGACAATTTTTTGCTCAAACCGATATGGATGCGGCATCGGCAGTTGTAGTCCTAGGCTCAAAGGTACGTGATGATTTATTCCCATCGGGAGAAAGTCCTCTAGGACAAAGCATTCGCATTCAAAATCGTCGCTATCGGGTTTTAGGGGTAATGGAGTCTAAGGGGGCTGTGGGTACTACGGATCAAGATGATCGAGTCTATATTCCTTTAACTAATATGTCTTCGCAGGTAGTGGGAAATAATGCGATTTCAGGGGTTTCCATTAGTGGGTTTTGGGTCAGTGCTAGTGACAGTGATGAACTAGAAGCTGCTCAGTTTCAGGTTTCTAATCTGCTGCGCCTGCGTCATAATATTATTGATCCTAGATTTGATGACTTTCGTATGATCAATCAAGTTGATACAATTGCTGCTTCTAATCAGGTTGTGGGCTTATTTACGGTTATGGTCGGAGCGATCGCTGGTATATCCTTAGTCGTTGGCGGGATTGGCATTGCTAATATTATGTTGGTTTCAGTTGTAGAAAGAACTAGAGAAATTGGTGTGCGTAAAGCAGTTGGGGCAACCAGAGGGGCAATTTTAACTCAGTTTTTAATGGAAGCGATCGTGGTTTCGGCAATTGGTGGCTGTCTAGGAGTAATTATGGGGATTGGCTGTGCCTATGCTGCATCTGGGGTTTTTGCCTTTCCCTTTGTGGTTTCACTATGGTCAATATTTGCTGGGTTAGGGCTATCTGTAGCTGTGGGGCTAGTAGCGGGGGTAATTCCAGCCCGCAGTGCCGCAGGACTTGATCCGATTACAGCATTAAGAAGTGATTAG
- a CDS encoding archaeosortase/exosortase family protein encodes MLDRVLNFSLLAAKFVGVILYYANFDVVRKNVVLALPNGAIEVNSGCSGLPSIAILLQMGALFAIYCPVPRLIALLLPLTGALIAFLVNGFRIMILAILTNAQNKSAFDYWHEGMGEQVFSIISMVLFGLLCEWIWEQTHTQEKSETN; translated from the coding sequence TTGTTAGATAGAGTCCTTAATTTTAGTCTCCTTGCTGCTAAGTTTGTTGGAGTAATTTTGTACTACGCCAACTTTGATGTAGTTCGTAAAAATGTAGTTCTTGCCCTTCCCAATGGAGCGATCGAAGTTAATTCTGGATGTTCGGGTTTACCATCTATAGCTATCCTCTTGCAGATGGGAGCCTTATTTGCGATTTATTGTCCAGTGCCTCGCCTTATTGCTTTATTACTGCCATTAACTGGTGCTTTAATTGCGTTTTTAGTCAATGGATTTCGGATCATGATTCTAGCCATACTAACTAATGCTCAAAATAAATCAGCGTTTGACTATTGGCATGAAGGTATGGGAGAGCAGGTATTTAGTATTATTTCCATGGTGTTATTTGGATTACTTTGTGAGTGGATATGGGAGCAGACTCATACTCAGGAAAAATCGGAGACTAATTGA
- the mutS gene encoding DNA mismatch repair protein MutS has translation MPEPAILRASDVDRNLLTPMMRQYLDVKEKYPHTVVLYRLGDFFEAFFEDAHLVSRELELFLTGKDAGKEVGRVPMAGIPYHALERYASQLVEKGISIAICDQVETAAEAQGLLVRREVTRIITPGTVMEEGMLTAKKNNFLVAIANADQNWGLAYADISTGEFLTTQIQGTDNLVQELLRLQPAEVLIPVNAPNILQKSTDIHPQLPTQFCYTQRSLANFSLTESKQRILENFKVRSLAGMGCESLPLAIRAAGGLLEYLATTHKNTQVPLRILSTYITSDYLVLDYQTRRNLEITQTAKDGTFTGSLLWALDRTCTTMGGRALRRWLLQPLKDISHICDRQNTIQELVKNHTLRKNLRTQLSGIYDIERLCSRIGAGTANARDLMALATSLIKLKDIAKLLIKAKSPYLTALQTIPPEIIQLGDRLSQTLADDLPIILTEGNLIRKGINPELDQLKQQAIDDAQWLLNLEQRERERTGINTLKVSYNKTFGYYISISRGKSDQAPQDYIRKQTLTTEERYITPELKEKEERIANSQNALYKLEYQIFTELRTETANHIDLCRAIANSLAAADALTSLAEVAVTHNYVKPELQSNRSIQLANGRHPVVEQALPSGFFVPNSINLGREGHPDVIILTGPNMSGKSTFLRQLGLIQLMAQVGSFVPADMAKLGVCDRIFTRVGAVDDLATGQSTFMVEMLETANILNHAQTNSLVLLDEIGRGTSTFDGMAIAWSVAEYLASSIKARAIFATHYHELNELAGLLDNVANYQVTVKELADEIIFLHQVQAGGADRSYGIEVGRLAGLPPVVISRAKELLKQIDSHSRIATGLRRSGQTQKEDKIPKQQLTIFENQLENHE, from the coding sequence ATGCCTGAACCTGCTATTCTCCGTGCCTCTGATGTCGATCGCAATTTATTAACACCGATGATGAGGCAATACCTTGATGTTAAAGAGAAGTATCCCCATACTGTAGTTTTATATCGCCTAGGAGATTTCTTTGAAGCATTTTTTGAGGATGCCCATCTGGTATCAAGAGAATTAGAATTATTTTTGACAGGAAAAGATGCAGGAAAGGAAGTTGGTCGAGTGCCAATGGCAGGAATTCCCTATCACGCCCTCGAACGCTATGCCAGTCAGTTAGTGGAAAAAGGCATATCCATTGCCATTTGTGATCAAGTGGAAACTGCTGCCGAAGCTCAAGGATTATTAGTGCGAAGAGAAGTTACCCGCATTATCACGCCCGGAACGGTAATGGAAGAGGGAATGCTAACGGCAAAAAAGAATAATTTTCTCGTGGCGATCGCTAATGCGGATCAAAATTGGGGATTGGCATACGCAGATATTTCTACGGGGGAATTTTTGACTACACAAATTCAAGGCACTGATAATCTGGTGCAGGAACTTCTAAGATTACAACCTGCGGAAGTTTTGATTCCTGTAAATGCGCCAAATATTCTGCAAAAATCCACTGATATTCATCCTCAATTACCAACTCAGTTTTGTTATACCCAGCGATCGCTAGCTAATTTTTCCTTAACTGAATCCAAACAAAGAATTTTAGAGAACTTTAAGGTGCGATCACTTGCAGGCATGGGCTGTGAAAGTTTACCCCTCGCAATCCGAGCTGCAGGTGGATTATTAGAATATTTAGCAACTACCCACAAAAATACCCAAGTACCGTTACGCATTCTTTCCACTTACATAACCAGTGATTATTTAGTTCTGGATTATCAAACCCGTAGAAATTTGGAAATTACCCAAACTGCCAAGGATGGTACGTTTACAGGTTCACTGTTATGGGCTTTGGATCGCACTTGCACAACGATGGGTGGTCGGGCTTTGCGCCGATGGCTATTGCAACCACTAAAGGATATTTCCCACATCTGCGATCGCCAAAATACTATACAGGAATTAGTAAAAAATCATACCCTACGCAAAAACTTACGCACTCAGCTTAGTGGTATCTATGACATTGAACGTCTTTGTAGTCGCATCGGCGCAGGTACAGCTAATGCCAGGGATTTAATGGCTTTGGCTACTTCTTTAATCAAACTCAAGGATATTGCTAAGCTCTTGATCAAGGCAAAATCTCCATATTTAACTGCTCTGCAAACTATCCCTCCTGAAATTATCCAACTGGGAGATCGCCTATCTCAAACTCTGGCTGATGATTTACCAATTATTCTCACAGAAGGGAACTTGATTCGCAAAGGCATTAATCCCGAACTAGATCAACTAAAACAGCAAGCGATCGATGATGCCCAATGGCTTTTGAACCTAGAACAAAGGGAAAGAGAACGCACGGGCATAAATACGCTCAAGGTTAGCTATAACAAGACCTTTGGTTATTACATCAGCATCAGTCGAGGCAAAAGCGATCAAGCTCCTCAGGACTATATTCGCAAACAAACCCTCACCACCGAAGAGAGATATATCACCCCTGAACTCAAAGAAAAGGAAGAACGGATTGCGAACTCCCAAAATGCTTTGTATAAATTGGAATATCAAATATTTACGGAACTGCGAACCGAAACCGCAAATCATATTGATCTATGTCGAGCGATCGCTAACTCTTTGGCAGCAGCCGATGCCCTAACCAGTCTTGCCGAGGTGGCTGTAACCCATAACTATGTAAAACCTGAGTTGCAATCTAATCGCTCAATTCAACTTGCTAATGGTCGGCATCCTGTGGTTGAGCAGGCTTTACCTTCAGGATTCTTTGTGCCGAATTCGATTAATTTAGGAAGAGAAGGACATCCAGATGTAATCATTCTCACGGGTCCAAATATGAGTGGTAAGAGTACATTTTTACGGCAGTTGGGACTAATTCAGTTAATGGCTCAGGTGGGAAGTTTTGTGCCTGCGGATATGGCGAAATTGGGAGTTTGCGATCGCATTTTTACAAGAGTAGGAGCCGTGGATGATCTTGCTACCGGGCAATCAACCTTTATGGTGGAAATGTTAGAAACTGCAAATATTCTCAACCATGCTCAAACTAATTCCTTAGTACTTTTGGATGAAATTGGTAGAGGAACTTCGACTTTTGATGGGATGGCGATCGCTTGGTCAGTTGCCGAATATTTAGCCTCAAGCATTAAAGCTAGAGCTATCTTTGCTACTCACTATCACGAATTGAATGAACTGGCAGGATTATTAGATAATGTCGCTAATTATCAAGTTACAGTTAAGGAATTAGCAGATGAAATTATCTTTTTGCATCAAGTCCAAGCAGGTGGTGCTGATCGCTCCTATGGTATAGAGGTCGGTCGTCTCGCAGGATTACCCCCAGTGGTGATCAGTCGTGCCAAGGAATTATTAAAACAAATAGATAGTCATAGTCGTATTGCTACGGGCTTAAGGCGATCGGGACAAACCCAGAAAGAAGATAAAATTCCGAAACAACAGCTTACTATCTTTGAAAATCAACTGGAAAATCACGAATAG
- a CDS encoding efflux RND transporter periplasmic adaptor subunit, with amino-acid sequence MAESSYSNKSPNKNDLDKNTLKDDQQDDLENSELPIKESKGKGLVLKILLGLVLVIILGGATYWFVGMNKPETNRRGRGGVVERSNLEITISANGTIQPEKLINASPKTSGRLKSLVVQEGDQVKEGQILAYMDDSNLQGQIKQAQGQLASAQANLQKLIAGNRPQDIMQAQAALANSQATLRQAEANFRQNQDLYSSGVISQRDFETSRTARDNAQAQVKVQEQILALQKIGSRPEDIDQGRSQVEAAQGALEIVQAQLEDTIIRAAFAGTVIKKYADPGAFVTPTTSGSAVSSATASSILSLSANNQVVANVAERDIRQVKLGQKVSIQADAYPNQEFSGVVQAISPQTTVTQNVTSFEVKINITDDSKQLLRSGMNVNVNFQVGQLANVLTVPTVAIARQTKVTGVYLRRGRDKPPEFVPIEIGLTVGDRTEVKSGLKEGDRVLITFPEGLRPNSAAGRNNTPGLPSSPSDPSSGRRRP; translated from the coding sequence ATGGCGGAGTCCTCCTACTCAAATAAAAGCCCAAACAAAAACGATTTAGATAAAAATACCTTAAAAGATGATCAGCAAGATGACCTAGAGAATTCCGAACTCCCAATTAAGGAGTCTAAGGGCAAAGGACTAGTGCTGAAAATATTACTGGGATTAGTGCTTGTCATCATTTTAGGGGGAGCAACCTATTGGTTTGTGGGAATGAATAAGCCAGAAACTAACCGCCGAGGTAGGGGGGGAGTGGTAGAACGCTCGAATTTAGAGATTACAATTTCTGCCAATGGCACCATCCAGCCTGAAAAATTAATTAATGCTAGTCCAAAGACCTCTGGTCGGCTGAAAAGTTTGGTTGTTCAAGAAGGTGATCAAGTTAAAGAGGGACAAATTCTTGCCTATATGGATGACTCTAACTTACAGGGACAGATCAAACAAGCTCAAGGGCAATTGGCATCAGCACAGGCAAATCTGCAAAAACTGATTGCTGGTAACCGCCCACAGGATATTATGCAGGCACAGGCAGCCCTTGCCAATAGTCAAGCCACCCTACGTCAAGCTGAAGCTAATTTTAGGCAAAATCAAGACCTTTACAGCAGTGGGGTAATTTCGCAACGGGATTTTGAGACTTCGCGGACGGCAAGGGATAATGCCCAAGCTCAGGTAAAAGTACAAGAGCAGATATTAGCTTTACAAAAGATTGGTTCTCGTCCTGAAGATATTGATCAAGGGCGATCGCAGGTTGAAGCTGCCCAAGGTGCATTGGAAATTGTTCAAGCGCAGTTGGAGGACACAATTATCCGAGCCGCCTTTGCTGGGACTGTAATTAAAAAGTATGCCGATCCGGGGGCATTTGTTACTCCTACAACTTCTGGTAGTGCTGTATCCTCCGCCACAGCCTCTTCGATCTTGTCATTATCGGCGAATAATCAGGTGGTAGCAAACGTGGCAGAACGGGATATTCGTCAAGTTAAGCTGGGACAAAAGGTATCGATCCAAGCCGATGCCTATCCTAATCAAGAATTTAGCGGAGTAGTTCAAGCGATCTCACCCCAAACCACAGTTACCCAGAATGTCACCAGCTTTGAAGTCAAAATAAATATTACCGATGACTCTAAACAGCTTTTGCGATCGGGCATGAATGTTAATGTCAATTTTCAAGTGGGGCAATTGGCAAATGTTTTAACGGTACCAACGGTAGCGATCGCTCGTCAAACTAAGGTTACGGGAGTATATCTACGGAGGGGCAGAGATAAACCTCCAGAATTTGTTCCCATTGAAATTGGACTTACTGTTGGCGATCGCACAGAAGTAAAGTCGGGATTAAAGGAAGGCGATCGGGTACTAATTACCTTTCCCGAAGGTCTGCGTCCCAATAGTGCGGCAGGTCGGAATAATACGCCCGGTTTGCCTAGCAGCCCCAGCGATCCAAGTAGTGGTAGAAGGCGACCTTAA
- a CDS encoding cyanoexosortase A system-associated protein has product MAAQSRIWYLGLLGGLTVGVLAIMGRSLIDPTWGRIQPPTIPDRIPIPAWSDLNSTPTSLTTRAWGTREIQAIPGRRYTYSQASQLPLALEVFYFQSPSGGVDSFLKLYAQSKKSKYEVPVMKIAQESGSSYGLYYNQNTAYLSSCINPRGGSTVTNEQFQANRDRYDLNPKRWIPVILGMERLRDWRCLWINLSIPSNMNNVDESYKTLVTAWQHIDSNRYQYFKGFANPD; this is encoded by the coding sequence ATGGCTGCACAATCTAGAATTTGGTACCTAGGGTTACTGGGAGGTTTAACAGTTGGTGTTTTGGCAATTATGGGGCGATCGCTAATTGATCCAACTTGGGGCAGAATCCAGCCTCCGACTATTCCTGATCGCATACCTATACCTGCATGGTCTGATCTTAATTCAACTCCCACATCACTCACTACTCGAGCTTGGGGAACTAGGGAAATTCAGGCAATACCAGGCAGACGCTACACTTACTCTCAAGCTTCCCAATTACCTTTAGCCCTAGAAGTTTTTTATTTTCAATCGCCTAGTGGTGGGGTGGATAGTTTTTTAAAGCTTTACGCTCAAAGCAAAAAATCAAAATATGAGGTGCCAGTAATGAAAATTGCACAGGAATCGGGAAGCTCTTACGGGCTGTACTACAACCAAAACACTGCCTATCTTTCCAGTTGTATTAATCCTAGAGGTGGCAGTACCGTCACTAATGAGCAGTTTCAAGCCAACCGTGATCGCTATGATCTTAATCCCAAACGCTGGATACCAGTAATTTTAGGCATGGAAAGACTGAGGGATTGGCGATGTTTATGGATAAATCTGTCTATTCCCAGTAATATGAATAATGTTGACGAAAGCTATAAAACTTTAGTTACTGCTTGGCAACATATAGATAGTAATCGCTATCAATATTTTAAGGGTTTTGCGAATCCAGATTAA
- a CDS encoding HpsJ family protein, translating into MINSENAKATLPYVGYGLALFSLLDLIIYLIPLKFFDFSWEFNTFNYFVDSSPGTLIGFWLILSRELKQDLDKFKIEKTLIRVFAWFSLFLSLIYFALIPLGVSASLKLTRVTNIQYSIQEKQKISQAEELRKKINTATDQELEVFQKQIPNTSETPNPIQSPGKIRENLLQQLDDQIKTVQSQIEESVNNSNESIRKRTVKSVVGAVIIALLFLRFWWQNSGRRSAIFSLLFRKKRV; encoded by the coding sequence ATGATCAATTCTGAGAATGCCAAAGCTACTTTACCCTACGTAGGTTACGGATTAGCCCTTTTTTCGCTGTTAGACCTCATAATTTACTTAATTCCACTCAAATTTTTTGACTTTAGTTGGGAATTTAATACCTTTAATTACTTTGTGGATAGCTCACCGGGAACTTTGATTGGGTTTTGGTTAATTTTATCCCGTGAGCTTAAGCAAGACTTAGATAAGTTTAAAATTGAAAAAACCCTAATTAGAGTCTTTGCATGGTTTTCTCTCTTTCTGAGCCTGATTTATTTTGCCCTAATTCCTCTCGGTGTATCTGCCTCGCTAAAACTGACTAGAGTTACCAATATTCAATACTCAATTCAAGAAAAACAAAAAATTTCCCAGGCTGAAGAGTTACGAAAAAAAATTAATACCGCTACGGATCAAGAACTAGAAGTATTTCAAAAACAGATACCTAACACTTCAGAAACTCCTAATCCCATTCAAAGCCCTGGCAAGATTAGAGAAAACCTATTGCAACAACTGGATGATCAAATTAAAACGGTTCAGTCTCAAATTGAAGAATCTGTAAACAACAGTAATGAGTCGATTCGCAAGAGAACCGTTAAATCTGTGGTTGGTGCAGTGATTATAGCCTTACTATTCCTGAGATTTTGGTGGCAAAATTCTGGTAGAAGATCGGCAATTTTTAGTTTACTCTTTAGGAAAAAACGAGTTTAA